From the Syntrophorhabdaceae bacterium genome, one window contains:
- a CDS encoding AAA family ATPase: protein MILFIIVGMPASGKNIAREIAESMNIPYFATGDIIRKEVKNRGLEADAASTAMVSTEMRDRDGLGVTRRALAAARESGAEMAFMEGMRSWPEIELIRLHATCIVVAFLAPKGERLKRIVSRGRPDDSRDGFEERDMREIGYGTAVPIALADEYILNTGTPDAARARVREIVALHAGAGHT, encoded by the coding sequence ATGATACTTTTTATTATAGTGGGCATGCCCGCCTCCGGAAAAAACATTGCCCGTGAAATTGCCGAATCGATGAATATTCCCTATTTTGCCACGGGCGATATCATACGCAAAGAAGTGAAGAACAGGGGGCTCGAAGCCGACGCAGCGAGCACCGCAATGGTCTCCACGGAAATGAGGGACCGGGACGGACTGGGAGTCACCCGGCGCGCCCTGGCAGCCGCACGTGAGTCCGGCGCGGAGATGGCCTTTATGGAAGGCATGCGGTCGTGGCCCGAGATAGAGCTGATCCGCTTGCATGCGACGTGTATCGTAGTCGCATTTCTCGCGCCGAAGGGAGAACGGTTGAAAAGGATCGTCTCGAGAGGAAGACCGGATGATTCCCGCGATGGTTTCGAGGAAAGGGACATGCGCGAGATCGGATACGGAACCGCCGTTCCCATCGCACTTGCGGATGAGTACATCCTTAATACGGGCACTCCGGATGCCGCCCGCGCGCGGGTCCGGGAGATCGTGGCCCTTCACGCCGGTGCGGGCCACACATGA
- a CDS encoding ribonuclease HI family protein codes for MSEWHVYIDGACSGNPGESGAGVIAFNGDGNELYRTSIYLGQMTNNMAEYEALIHALEKAKESMVKRVHVYTDSLLLANQINGIYKIHNACLQEYANKARIIMRLFDSFSVKHIPREENRMADKLAKKGVQKKG; via the coding sequence ATGAGCGAGTGGCATGTCTACATTGACGGCGCATGCTCAGGGAACCCCGGTGAGTCCGGCGCGGGCGTGATCGCATTCAATGGCGACGGAAACGAGCTTTACCGCACAAGCATTTACCTCGGTCAAATGACCAACAACATGGCCGAATATGAAGCCCTCATCCATGCGCTCGAAAAGGCGAAGGAATCGATGGTAAAAAGGGTTCATGTCTATACCGATTCCCTCCTCCTTGCGAACCAGATAAACGGAATATATAAGATTCATAATGCCTGTTTACAGGAATATGCGAATAAAGCCAGGATCATCATGCGTCTTTTCGATAGTTTTTCGGTGAAACATATCCCGAGAGAAGAAAACAGGATGGCTGACAAACTCGCGAAAAAAGGTGTACAAAAAAAGGGGTAA
- a CDS encoding C4-type zinc ribbon domain-containing protein, which produces MEQQLKTIFEAQQVSTQIRAHEKKIWSAPKKIHEMDASLAELTDRVGRAKAVIEELEKDRRKKEKEIEGEREKVKKLQAKLYEVKTNKEYQALLKEIELAKEGNDKTEEEVLILMEKVEELKKDMEGAAKELKKQEAEAAVERKRLEEEIRSVDAVVTDLRKTRDALLALVDEELRSTYTTLLERREGLAVVNVKNGVCLGCFMNIPPQLYIEATRNRQLILCPSCNRIFYFMEEEE; this is translated from the coding sequence TTGGAGCAGCAACTGAAAACAATATTTGAGGCGCAGCAGGTAAGCACCCAGATCAGGGCGCACGAAAAAAAGATCTGGTCCGCACCGAAAAAAATACATGAAATGGACGCATCCCTCGCCGAGTTGACGGACAGGGTGGGCAGGGCAAAAGCGGTCATAGAAGAGCTCGAAAAAGACCGCCGGAAAAAAGAGAAAGAGATCGAAGGGGAAAGGGAGAAAGTAAAAAAACTCCAGGCGAAGCTTTATGAGGTGAAGACCAACAAGGAATATCAGGCACTCCTCAAAGAAATCGAGCTTGCAAAAGAAGGAAACGACAAAACGGAAGAAGAAGTCCTGATTTTGATGGAGAAGGTCGAGGAACTGAAAAAAGATATGGAGGGAGCAGCCAAGGAGCTCAAGAAGCAAGAGGCCGAGGCGGCGGTTGAGAGGAAAAGGCTTGAAGAAGAGATCCGTTCGGTCGATGCGGTCGTGACCGACCTCAGGAAGACCCGGGATGCCCTTCTCGCCCTGGTAGACGAGGAGTTGCGGAGCACCTACACTACACTCCTTGAACGGAGAGAGGGCCTCGCCGTGGTAAACGTGAAAAACGGGGTCTGCCTGGGCTGCTTCATGAACATTCCCCCCCAGCTCTATATCGAGGCGACGAGGAACAGGCAGCTCATACTCTGCCCGAGCTGCAACAGGATCTTCTATTTCATGGAAGAAGAAGAATGA